The genomic stretch AGGCTGGATCAGTGCACAGGCTGCAAATGTGTATGCCATGTTGTCTCATCTGGAGGCATTTCTAACAAAAGTGACTGTACCACCAAGTGAAGACATTCTAGAGAGGTCACCACATCTGCAAGTCCTGTCAGATCCATCACAAATAAACATCCATGGATTGAATGATCAGTGTGATCTTAGACAACTACTTGTGAGCTGGGATGAACGGTcatccagagctgcagctcacCAAAATACGTGTCCTCACTTAAGGGAAGAAAGACTGGAAATggcataatttatttataaagccGCTTTGGCAGGTAAATGCTGTGTTCACATTCTACAGACCCTCTTGCCAAAGTCAGTAAATCACAAGAGAACATAAGATAGCTGGAGTAATGGCAAGTAGCTCATTCGTTTGAGTCAACTGCAACTTAAATGAGACTTCACTACTTATCAGACAGGCAAACAATCACAGACTGGGTGCGCAGTCAGTTATGACTGATAACATGCAGCATTAAATTTTTCCACAGGTCTGTTGTGGCTTGAGCTACTGTGATTAGTGAACCCCTAAAATCTGCATTCATCCCTTTAGTTAAAACTTTAATTAAAGCCTGGAAGAAAGGTAAACTGTCTCTTGATTATTAACGTTTACTACTCTGATTTCCACTGTTGACTAATGAGGGGCAGCCCTAGTATCTTCTAACACTGAGGATAATTTTATTATGCAATTTAAAGAGTGACCGTTTTGTGATGTAAAATAACTCAGTGTTGTAACTAGAGAAACTGATAAAAGCTGTTTCAGTCTCCCTCTTTTGGTGTGGCGAATTGGTGTTTTAGTTCAAGGTTTATGCAGAAGATGGAGaaactaaaacattttttgttaataaaagcTCAGTTTAAATCACTGCCAAGGGAAGAAAgacttaatttaaaaacaaatcataCAGAAACAGTCTACAGAACAGAATATACAAAGAAGCTCCTTCCATTCCCAGATCTCCTGTGACACAGGCCATAATGCATCCATGCATATCCATATACCTGTCTGGTATACAGGAAGCAGCTGAACAGAGTGCAGCTTTGTCTCTTCACAGAACCCAAAAGGTGACTGGTCAGGTGTAAAAgatctagagaaaaaaaaccaaaagaacacCACGGGACCTCTGTGAGAAATTATTATGAGCTCCTCTGGACAAGTAAACAGCACTAGCTAAAAAGGCATAGCTGATGTTTTATACTCAACAACATGCACTCGTACTACTAACGTAACTAGCATGGCAATGCCAAGAAGCTCAAGGCACAGCTAGGGATAATATGCTTTAACAATGGGTCAGCCCTGAAGCGGTTAGGCAGTTAGACTAGATTAGTGTTGCAGATCCCTTCCAATGGAAACATTCCACTCTGTTAAAAAATGGGCTTTCTTTGGTATCACATTATTTCCTCGGCACAAAAACCACTCCAACCGTATAAAAACCCCAGATGTCCAAATGCCAGGATTTTAATTTCCACAGGATGTGAGCCACAGctcattctggttttgtgtaCTGAATTAGCCTGTAAAGGGCAAAATACATTCGAAATACCTGAAAAGCAGATACCGCACTTGGAAGCGCTTTGTGTCTTCCGTAGGTAACTCTGTGTATTCCAGTGTGACGGGTATCTCACATAGCTTACTTTCTTCCCCAAGCAGTTCTGCTGGCTTCTGACATATGATGAACTCATCTAATTCTAGCTGCAAAGTATGTGTTGAAGGGCCTTCATCTTTCACACCTtaacaaagaaaatgctgtattaACTGTTCAAGCCATTCTATTTAGCAGTAACAAAATGATATGACACAGTACCAATTAAATACTTCAATTACAGCTTCCTAGCTAGCGCTGGTTTCATCAAACCATGACGTTTTGAAAACACCTATGCTAGAAGATGAGCACAGTCCTTTACTTAAGCATCAACAATCTCAATACCCAAGACCGCAGATTTCTGAAAGAACAGGTAAACTGTTCATTAGAAGGCAAGTCCAGGGCAAGCTGTGCTGCAAATGGCAGCCCTCAAACAATGCTGGCTGAAGaggttttcagaaggaaaaggcagctATGATAGAAAGTTGTGTTGTCTTAAATTCACTTTAAGTTCTGGAAAGCAAATCCTAACAGCACTCAGTAATTTGAACTTTTCTTCTTAGTTTTTAGGAACAAAACCAGCTAGGTGCAGGATGCCACTATCTCAGTTAAGATCCATCTTCACTCAACTATGAACATTCCAGTTTatgctttcccttttttttcggTACAGTGTCCAGTTCAAAAACCCCATTCTTTTTAAGTTTCTTCAGTTATAAAGGAAGGATTTTCCTAAGGTTTGTTGGTATTCAGCTGATACTTTCAGAAACTTGGGAACTGATTCCATatagactgattttttttgcaaaacacaGGAATGAAACCTATTTGGGTAAATCTTTTTCTGGGATTTCTGGGATTCTGAGCAAGCCCCTGAATAACATAAAGGACTGAAAAAAGAGAATTTGCTGACACCCTGTTTGTGCGGGTTCTGAGTCTTGTTAATAACAGTTACAAGGCTGCATATACACTGCCACTGTGTAAGCCAATACACATGGCTGACTTCAAGGTTCATTACATGCTTTCTCCATTTGGCCTCCCACTTGCCCCTTAGAAGAGACACAGTTATCTGGGCAGTGACACTAACAGCACACTGAACTACTACTGCTTTGGCTCATGGCAGCACCCCAAAACAGAGCCCTCATTCTGCCTCTGTAGAGACTGCACTACCCTGAAAGCACCTGCAGAGTGACGGCACATTTTAAGAGTTACCTGCAACAGCCGGTGGTTTAACTCTCCATGTACTAGAATATCCAGCCGACAGTACTAAGATGATCTGGAAATATTTTCCCAAGGGCAATTCTGTACTTTGAGATAACACAAACCAGGACATTcttggaaatgaaagaatattttggTACTTACCTCCATCCACAGGCGCTTCTAGTGTACTAACGCTGTGTGCACATTGCTCTGTCCTGTCTGCACTTTGCTGGACCAGCTCCAGTTTCAGGATCAGAACATCCAGCTCTGTTGTTATGGCTATATGTCTGGCACAAAATGCAATTTCAGCAGGAATGAAGCTATCAATGTGTAAAATTAAGGAGCGTTCAAAGTCTAACACAGTCAGATTCTGGTTTATAAACAGGTATTTCAAACAGAACATGACTAGTTTATTTCTGCAGCCCACGAGAAGATCTCCATTTACAGGACAACATGAAATACAGAGCGGAGGATCTGAAAGCGGCATTTCCACAATTGACATCTGTTCTTTTAAGGTTTCACTGTATGACTCTTCCATCTTGTGACCAACCATCCGAACACAGACACGAGAACTCCCTGCAGACATGCATCTCCAGTTCACGTATGCTCTCAGGaaagttgctttgcttttttcttcaattGTCACCAGATAGTCTCCTTAAAAGAAAGCAGTGATAGTGATATATTATTATGGACTAGGTCCAGGTTTTGAGCTCTTTACCTGCTGGAGTACATTGCAAAGAACATCCTAAATTCTCTGCTCTTACATGACATTCCAAACCCcattttcaccattttttcTCCAGTAAAATCTGAAGTTTCTTTGTTGGATGGAACACACTTCACGcatcattaaaaacaaaaggactTCTCGGTCTAGGTCCAGACTAACTCCCAAGTGAATGCACTTTACGAACTGGGATTGCAGTCAAGGTGTTTTCCCCCTCAGAATATGCACTATCAAGAAAGTGTTTTGTTCTCTAAATAGCAGGGGAAGTCTTAGGCTCATGAAGAGCTGCAGGATCGACTGCAGTGACCGCCCGACCCGTGCTCTGAAATAAGCAATAAAAAGGGCAAGACGGCAAAATCTCAATGAGCTGGCTTTGCGCTTCCCGCTAGCCCCAGGGCTCCCAGCCCGTCGCACAGCTCTCACACCAGTCAGTGCTCCTGCAAGCGCCAGCCCCGTGCCGCCCGGCCCGCGGCACCCAGCGCTTTGCTGAGCCTTGATCCCCGCCATCCCACCTCCCCCGGGGACAGCCCGGCACAGACCAAGCGCCTCCACCCGGCGGAGCCCGCAGGCCGCTCCCCGCTATGGAGACGGCCGAGCGCTTCCGGGCCCGTCGGCGAAGCACACTGACCTGTCTGGCTGTGCGCCATGCGCAGGACAGGGCCCAGCGTGGCGAAGGAGCCGAGCGGCTCGCAGCGACCCTGGTCTCGCAGGGCGAACACCTCCACCCTGCAACTGGCAGCCTTGCTGGCCACGAACAGCACGTCGCGGCCGCAGCAGAAATGGGCCGGCTCTTGCTTGCAGGGCACTACTCGCTGCGACCCGAACGGGTGCAAGTTGTAAAGCTGCACCATGGTCCCCGAAAACCCGCGCTCCCGCCACGGACAGAGCACCGGAGCGCTCCCGGACACAGGCGGCTGCTGCGCCCTTCGCTTCCGCACCGTACGGCGGCGGAGCGGCGCCCGCGGCGGGACCGGGCGGCAGAGCGGGGAAGTGAACGTGAGCAGCGCCGGGCCTGCATCCGCCGGCAGCGCACGGCTCGCCCTGCGGGGGGCGGCACACACGTTTCTGTGGAGCGCTGCCGCGACTTCCCGTTAGCACGGTCGGGCATCCTCTAGGATCGCAGTGTCAAGCGCGGGGAGCGACCTGGTGAGCGGCGTGATGGCATGGAAGGAAGCGGTGCTGAGTGCTATGGGACGAAGGCGGCTGTGCCTCAGGCGGCGGGCCGGTGCGCTCTGAGGCCGTTCCGTCTTCTGAACCAAAACCAAAGGTATTTTTGGTACAGCAGTTCGTTCTTTTAGAACTCTGTCAACTGTGCGTACACAGCATGCTCTGCAGATGTTGGTTACAGGAACTTGTGAAAATAATTCACTTCAGGGCATTTTTAGTATATATaacccctttttctccctccagtTTTCTTGAAGAGGTAGGAaagggaacaaaaccaaaactaaacctCCAAACCACAACACTAAGTTTCTTTTCGGGATTTAGGACTGAAAATTTGAACACGGCAGGTCAGCAAGCCAAGCACCCTACAAGTTAACTGTTTCCAATGCGTATAAAGCTATAGCCATTTCAACGTACCCATTAAAGGACATCaattttggggatttttagggggggagggaggtatttttttttcttcacaaggCAAACAtaggaatgtaaaaaaaattgaCAATATtcttaaagcaggtaagagatctATTTTTTATGTGAAACAAATGCAGGAGGTAGTTGGGTGGGTTCCAGTTGGAAAGTTTGAAGCACTTTTCAAATTATGAAGTTTAGCAATGGTATTAAGTGCTAGTTCTGTTTGAAAGTGTAATGGTATCTGCCATAACTAGTCAGAAGGACAGTATTAGTTAACTGTAGATACTTAAACATCTTCAGAAAAGTTTAGGTTCCTCTGGGTCATGCAGACAGGCTTGGAATAGTAATGGCGTTACTAGTGCTATAACAACCTGAAGCAGAAGCAGTTTCCTGCTTGTGAAAAACCAAAAATGAAGTAGTCTCAGAATGCGTTGGCATCCCAAGGGAGTGTTTAGTTTCCTGAGTTTTTCTGTAATTTGCACAACAAGATACTACTGAAATACGCCATCTCAAATGATACTGAGTATGCACATACatagtaaagaagaaaaagaatagaaagTATAACCTTTAAAACTTTATTTGAAAACAGGCAAACAAGTAGATGTTCTACAAACAGGGCTctgcaattcttttttttcccctttctctacATTTTTCCAGACTTAGTTTTCTAAATACTCATCTCCTTCTTCAGCCTCTGCTTCCACCGAGTCTATGCCGACTTCTTCGTAATCTTTCTCAAGGGCAGCCAGATCCTCCCGGGCTTCAGAAAATTCTCCTTCCTCCATTCCTTCCCCAACATACCAATGCACAAAAGCACGCTTAGCATACATGAGATCAAATTTGTGGTCGAGGCGAGCCCATGCTTCAGCAATAGCAGTTGTGTTACTCAACATACACACAGCCCGCTGCACCTTCGCAAGGTCACCACCTGGTACCACAGTTGGAGGCTGGTAGTTAATGCCCACCTTcaagaaaacacataaaaattTTCCTTATGAGTGCTAAGGCTCAAAGACTTATTTCTGTTAACAATCAAAAATCACCATGGTTATGAACAAATAAAATAGCTTACAGTTCTTCTGCACTGCATCAAAATATTTAACAGGGACATTACACATTTTGGAATGACTATTACCTCTAAATACTATGCAGTTGCtaataaaacaaacattaaGCACTTAAAAAGCACTGCAAGTACCTTGAATCCAGTTGGGCACCAATCCACAAACTGAATGGTACGTCTAGTCTTAATAGTAGCAATAGCTGCGTTGACGTCTTTGGGAACAACATCACCTCTGTATAACATGCAGCAGGCCATGTATTTGCCATGGCGAGGGTCGCATTTTACCATCTGGTTGGCTGGCTCAAAACAAGCGTTAGTAATTTCGGCCACAGATAGCTGCTCATGATAGGCTTTTTCAGCAGAGATGACAGGGGCATATGTTACCAGGGGGAAATGGATTCGTGGGTATGGAACAAGGTTAGTTTGAAATTCTGTCAGATCTACATTGAGGGCTCCATCAAAACGCAGTGAAGCGGTGATGGATGAAACAATTTGCCCAATTAATCGGTTTAAATTAGTGTAAGTAGGACGTTCAATGTCAAGGTTACGACGACATATATCGTAAATGGCTTCATTGTCTACCATGAAGGCACAGTCTGAATGCTCTAATGTTGTATGGGTAGTTAGAATTGAGTTGTAGGGTTCCACTACAGCAGTGGAAACTTGTGGTGCTGGATAAATAGCAAATTCTAGTTTAGACTTTTTGCCGTAGTCAACGGAGAGCCTTTCCATGAGCAGAGATGCAAATCCTGAACCAGTGCCTCCTCCAAAACTATGAAAGATAAGGAAACCTTGCAGCCCTGTGCACAGATCAGCCTACAACGGGGTGgaaaagtgggagaaaaaaaaaataaattattttgcagaaagcagtattaaaataatcatTCAACAGCATTTCCTTCTTAAGTGTGTTTTAGATAATAACCCCCCCACCAGCATTCCTGAAAGgtggtcttccttttttcctgtgtgcCTTTTACTCAAAAGTACCAGTGCCACTGTGTAACTTTTTCTGAATAGGAGTATTTTACTATTTAAAAATTGCTCTATTGCCTGCAATGCCATTTTAGTTCTACTGTAAGCAAGAGCAGCTGAGCACCACTGTGATAAATTAGTATGAATTACAGATAGGCTGTATCTTTAGAATCCATTTGTTCCCATTCTGGCTTTCAGCAAGTATCAATTAgatgctgaaaacatttttatttaatttttttatttatttaattttttatttaaaatttcaaaaatTGAAAGACAAACACCATTTAATTCTGAATCACATGATCCTATCCGAGTTTCTCCGTGCAGTGTCAgccattttaattattttatttaagtatGCAACAAAAAATCTGAGGTTGAGGGTACTATTTTGCACCACTTATAATGGGCATgcaaaattataaataataaagtaTAACAGCATTGTTACACTTGTTtaaggcttttaaaatgtttctgaggtatccttaaaatactttcaaaaccTGGTATTTCAAAACCTGGGGGAAAACAAAGTAGTAagttttatttactgtatttttatttaacgGGGGGCGGGAGCAAGAAGACCAAGTTTTAAACAATAAACTGTGCACAAAATTCTTACAGAAGAAACCACATCAAATCACTGTTATAGATAACTGTAGAGCTGTaccaattattttaaatatggaCTTGCAACATGAATTTGTACCAGTTTGCGAATGCGGTCTAGCACTAGATCAACAATCTCTTTTCCAATGGTATAATGGCCTCTGGCGTAGTTATTGGCTGCATCTTCTTTCCCAGTAATGAGCTGCTCAGGATGGAATAACTGCCTATATGTGCCTGTACGTACTTCATCTGTAAGAAAACAGATTACCACAACATAGATTCAATCTATTCAGTTCTGTGTGTGCCACTTAGTGACTACACACTAAGCACACATATCGAAAGAATGTAGACGGCATCCTTGACTATGAACAGCTTGCCTGACTAGACTAGAAAGCTGGCACAACTTCAGCTCTTCTGTTTAGGGGAAGATGTCAGGCATTCATTGAACAGTATTTGTTCCTGAAAAGAGGTTCACTCAGAAAATCTACATTACAGGCAGAGACAAAATTCCAGATAGCAACTGAATGAAACTCTGGGTGCAGTGCAGCACTTTAGAaaagttttgctgttttccaaatgTTGTTACCTGTAGAACATCATTTCTTTCAAGTAACAATAACCTCAAATGTCAAAACAGCATGCAGACACACATCTTTCAAACTATAGGGATCtgatcacacacacacaaaaccaaaaaaaccaccaccaccaaaaaaaccgacccaaaccaaaaaccaaacaaaaaaccaaaacaaaaccagaccatAAGTAATTTGTAGGGAATCTTCACTTTTATGATGAAGGTCTTTAACGCTGGGTACATACCAACAACAGTTGGCTCTAGGTCCACAAACACTGCCCTGGGTACGTGTTTACCAGCTCCTGTCTCACTGAAGAAAGTGTTGAACGAATCATCTCCACCTCCCACAGTTTTATCACTAGGCATTTGACCATCAGGCTGGATTCCATGTTCAAGGCAATACAATTCCCAACATGCATTGCCAATCTGTACACCAGCCTGACCAACGTGGACGGATATGCATTCACGCTGCAAATTGAAAACAGAACAATGAGATATGGATCTACCTGTCTTCCAGATTTTCTTCTCGTAATAACTAGTCATTTGTGGGTTGTATCTGTTCATGAGCTTTCTCTGCTACAGTATCCCCTGGTTGCTCTTGAGCGACTATAACTCAAACTGTCTGCTGCTTGCAAGATTCTACTTACCTTAGCTGACTCATGTGAGAGTACTGGAAGATCGTGAATACAACACAGTCTCTGTGAACACACAGGTGAATATAGATTCATCCTCCCTTACCATGCTGCATGGATATTTTATCTTTGATATTCTTAGTctctttttcatcttcctttagTCTTGGAAGACTTCTTTAGAGCATTCCCTAATTTCCTTTAGTTGCTGCCAAATCATGTACTGTACAAGAATTCCTCCTATATAGGACCAATTAGTATGTCTTCCTTTACAATAAGCAGATATCTAACCCCTGGCAACTCATACATATTTGGGTTCCATTATGAAACCATCCAGGAGTCCCAATCAGATGTCACCTGCCCACTTTTAGCCAGCTACTTTGTAAGCAACTGTGCCATGAATATCTGATCTCTCAGTACCTTGATTCTGTCTTACACCTGAGATGGAAATGAGGTGGTTTTCTAGCTTACTGTTATAGCATATCTAGGAAAAAGCTGAGGTGGAAAAACCTGGGCTGCTTTTTCCTTGGTAGTTTCATCAAATCTTGTATTGTTActttcctgttttaatttgcACGCCGTGGTTCTGCCATTAGCCTTTTGCCAGCGAAACTACTTCTGTGCTCATTCCTGCTACTCTGCTGGCAGCCCGTTTCCAACGCTCTCAGGCCACCTCGCCGCTCCCGTCGCCCGGTGCGGGGCTGCCCTGTCGCGCCCACCGGCGGCGCGAGAGGGCCCCTGCACGCAGCCCCGCCGGAGCACGCGGCGCCGCCGAACGCTGACGCAGCGCCTCCCCTCCCATTGGCTACGTGCAAGCTCCGGGGGCAGCGCGCGCTAGCAACAGCCCGAAGCGACGGAGAGCACAGGCCCACCCGGTTACCGTCACGCTCTTTCCCGCCGCCCGGGTCAGGTTTCGGCCTGCCCCTCGCCTCTCGGCGAGAAACGCCAACTTAAGAGCGTTTTTACTCCGCTGCTTTTTCACACGTCCCGCCTCACCAGCCGCCCGCCGGTTTTTATCCCTCCCCTCAACcattattaatttttctcttcctccccagtcCTTCTGCCCTGCGGCTACTGCGGGGCGCTCTCACAGGGACAGCAAGTCATACCACACCACGCGCTATCACAGGCTCCCCGGGCCGCCGCCGCTGCAGCGACCCTCCCAAGTACCCTTCCTCTGCCCAGCCGCTCGGACTCCGTTCCCCACCATAACGTCCGGCTAAGCTGAGACGCTCCGGCCCCACTGCACCACGTCCGCCTCCGCTCGCTGAGCAGCACCAACTGACGACGACTAACCGCCTCGATGCCCTCGCCCTCGCGTGCTGGCTCCCCATTGGCTGCCACCCGGGCGGCGCAGATGCGAGCGGAGCTCGCCGATTCGCCCTGCCGAAAGCGCGCGAGCCGAGCTGCCGGCCGCGGGTGGGGATGTCCCGCACTCGAGGTGCTGGGCTCGGCTCggggggatggggagcaggaggtgcGGCCGGGCTGTGTGGAATTGGCTCGGCTCGGGTGCGCTGCTGTGGTGTCCGTTTTTAAGGCCGGGGGACGGCTTACCTCTGCTAGGGGAACGGTATAAGTGACTTCACACGGCTCTGGACAGGAAAATAGACCTCTAGCAGCCTGGAAGTTTCCTTTAGCAAAGACCAGTAGCTAGAGAGATGAAGCTGGAGGTCCAGAGCTGAAGTGAGCACACTTAGCTGCTCTCTGGAGTAGCTGCCACGCCACA from Lathamus discolor isolate bLatDis1 chromosome 3, bLatDis1.hap1, whole genome shotgun sequence encodes the following:
- the LOC136012057 gene encoding tubulin alpha-3 chain isoform X1 translates to MGSQHARARASRRLVVVSWCCSASGGGRGAVGPERLSLAGRYGGERSPSGWAEEGYLGGSLQRRRPGEPVIARGVRECISVHVGQAGVQIGNACWELYCLEHGIQPDGQMPSDKTVGGGDDSFNTFFSETGAGKHVPRAVFVDLEPTVVDEVRTGTYRQLFHPEQLITGKEDAANNYARGHYTIGKEIVDLVLDRIRKLADLCTGLQGFLIFHSFGGGTGSGFASLLMERLSVDYGKKSKLEFAIYPAPQVSTAVVEPYNSILTTHTTLEHSDCAFMVDNEAIYDICRRNLDIERPTYTNLNRLIGQIVSSITASLRFDGALNVDLTEFQTNLVPYPRIHFPLVTYAPVISAEKAYHEQLSVAEITNACFEPANQMVKCDPRHGKYMACCMLYRGDVVPKDVNAAIATIKTRRTIQFVDWCPTGFKVGINYQPPTVVPGGDLAKVQRAVCMLSNTTAIAEAWARLDHKFDLMYAKRAFVHWYVGEGMEEGEFSEAREDLAALEKDYEEVGIDSVEAEAEEGDEYLEN
- the LOC136012057 gene encoding tubulin alpha-3 chain isoform X2; protein product: MRECISVHVGQAGVQIGNACWELYCLEHGIQPDGQMPSDKTVGGGDDSFNTFFSETGAGKHVPRAVFVDLEPTVVDEVRTGTYRQLFHPEQLITGKEDAANNYARGHYTIGKEIVDLVLDRIRKLADLCTGLQGFLIFHSFGGGTGSGFASLLMERLSVDYGKKSKLEFAIYPAPQVSTAVVEPYNSILTTHTTLEHSDCAFMVDNEAIYDICRRNLDIERPTYTNLNRLIGQIVSSITASLRFDGALNVDLTEFQTNLVPYPRIHFPLVTYAPVISAEKAYHEQLSVAEITNACFEPANQMVKCDPRHGKYMACCMLYRGDVVPKDVNAAIATIKTRRTIQFVDWCPTGFKVGINYQPPTVVPGGDLAKVQRAVCMLSNTTAIAEAWARLDHKFDLMYAKRAFVHWYVGEGMEEGEFSEAREDLAALEKDYEEVGIDSVEAEAEEGDEYLEN
- the LOC136012057 gene encoding tubulin alpha-3 chain isoform X3; the protein is MPSDKTVGGGDDSFNTFFSETGAGKHVPRAVFVDLEPTVVDEVRTGTYRQLFHPEQLITGKEDAANNYARGHYTIGKEIVDLVLDRIRKLADLCTGLQGFLIFHSFGGGTGSGFASLLMERLSVDYGKKSKLEFAIYPAPQVSTAVVEPYNSILTTHTTLEHSDCAFMVDNEAIYDICRRNLDIERPTYTNLNRLIGQIVSSITASLRFDGALNVDLTEFQTNLVPYPRIHFPLVTYAPVISAEKAYHEQLSVAEITNACFEPANQMVKCDPRHGKYMACCMLYRGDVVPKDVNAAIATIKTRRTIQFVDWCPTGFKVGINYQPPTVVPGGDLAKVQRAVCMLSNTTAIAEAWARLDHKFDLMYAKRAFVHWYVGEGMEEGEFSEAREDLAALEKDYEEVGIDSVEAEAEEGDEYLEN